The nucleotide sequence CTGAAAGGCGGACATTGTTCTCACCACATATCAGCATAGCAGAGGAAAGGCCTAATGATGTATTTCCAAATGTAATCTCATCTACCTGGTCACCTTTTCTGCGTAATAATGCATTGATACAGGCCAAAAGTTCTCTGGTGTCAAAAGGCTTGGTCAGGTAATAATCCGCGCCGGAATTCAAACCTGCAATACGATCCTCCAATTCTGATTTTGCGGTCAGCATCAATATGGGTGTACCTAAACGCTTGGCACGAATTCTTCTGGCTATTTCATACCCGTCCATTTTGGGCAGCATCACATCCAGAATCACCAGGTCGTAAATTCCTAATTCTGCATATTCTCTTCCCTCTTCTCCATCGTATGCAACATCAACCTCAAAACCTTTTTTCGTCAGAAATGATTGAATGGAATCAGCCAGTAAGCTTTCATCCTCAATGATTAATATCTTCAAGGTGCTTCACCTCCAATATCCCTATCCTATCATAATACTACATTAAGCTGAATTGAAGCTGAAAACCTTTGATTCCAACACATTCAAGACCTATTTATATTTGCTTGACACATCAACACCATCGTTTCCACATCTCTGGATTTAATCTGTTTTCACACCAGCTAAAGCAGCCTGTTCTCTTACATAAGCCGCAGCCTTCTTATAACTATCAAAATCAGGTAAATGTTCAACAAATAATGTTGTATCCGGCCCCAGCCACTCACATAGCCTAGCAACCTTTTGATAATTTATTATTCCTTTTCCCGGCATGGTTTCATGGATTACTGTTGTATAGGCATTCTCCATGATTACATCCTTTCCATGAATGCTCTTAATATGTGAGCCAAGTTTAGTAAAGCATTCCTCAATGAACTCATCACAGAAGAGATATCTTTTCGGACAATTAATCATATTAACAAAGTCTAGATGTACTCCAAAAGCCTTCCTATCTACATCTTGAATTAATTTAAGATATTCGTCCGGTGAATCCGGTACCATCCAAGGCATAGTCTCTATTGTATAAAAGGTCCGCTTTGGTTTTACAGCGTCAATAATCTCTCTTATAGAATCAACTACCAATGCATAGGTATCCTTTGAGTAATTTTCTCTATAAAAGCCATCCCAAATTTCTCCTCTGCTTCCTGTTATGTTTACACAGCAATTTGCTCCCAGTTCGTCTGCCAATTCCAGTTGGTTTTTGCAATAATCCAGCGCTACTTTTCGTTCATCATCATAAATGGAGATAACATTTTTCCAGACACCAACTTCCCCAATTACCAGATCATGTTCCTTGGCACAATGTAAGTAAGCTTGTCTCTCTTCCTTACTTGCACCATGGTCAATTGGTGCCAAAACCGCCCTGTATCCCAATTCTCTTACTAATTTATACCATTCTTCTGGATTACTATAAGTTTTTTCTATTCCCCCACCAATTCTCAAAGCCATCTCTCCTTCAGCCTATAATTTTAGTTTCAACTACCAACCATTTCTTTGCCAGATTACTGTTGGGTCAATGTTCTTTAAGTCCCGGGAACAAGTTCTTGCCATTACCCCAGCTAACTCTTCAGTCATTTTTATGATCTGATTTTTTACTCCCTCAGAACCATTATTTTTTAATGGCTCCATAATCACTCTGCCAGCAGAAACTGCATCTGCGCCCAAGGCAAGAGCTTTAAATACATCAATTCCACTCATAATACCACAGTCAACGAAGATAGGTATTTGGTGATTGATTACTTTAGCTATTTTGGGTAATATGTATAGCGGAGGCACTGCATAGTTCATAATTCCATGATGATGAGAAACAACTATTCCTTTAGCCCCAGCTTCTAAAGCTTTATAGGCATCTTGCTCACTTAGAACACCTTTTATAATAAAAGGCAATTTCGTAGCTTTTATAAATTCTTTTAGTTCAGTAAGAGACTTAGGTTTCATCTTCTCACCTAAAACAACATCATATTTACCATTTCCTCGAAAAGCATGGTCTACATCCATACCAAGAGCCAAAACCCCACAGCGTTCTGCATGCTCAATTCTCCGGAAAATATAGTCATTATCAGCATATGGTTTAATTATATTTATGGTACGGGCACCAGTAGCCGTTATAGCTGATATTTCGGCTTCGTCACCCATACCTGCCCAGTTAACAGCATTTGCTTCACGGGCACCCTTGGCCATTTCAATCATTCCATTTTCTCGTATATTGTCCAAATGTGACAGAGCCGCCATCATAATAGGCGTATCAAATGTCTCCCCATATAGTTCAAATTTTGTTGAAGGTATAACGGCATCTATATGCCTCATTTCAACTAATAATGAATCAAAGTATTCTCTTGTAATCTGATCTGAGTCCCAGGGTTTACTGCGTTCCATATCTTTCATTTTTGACACTCCTTACTTATAAGTATAATTTCCTTAACCTGTACCTTATCTGTCGGTTTATTAAGCAATCATTTGAAACACTTTTTACAAATCAATTTCAAGTAATATTGGTGTATGATCTTGTCTTGGGCCTGAATCAATCATTTCAGATCTAATGACCTTATCCGCAATGCGATCACTAACTAACCAATAGTCAATTCTCCATCCGGAATTATTAACTTTACTGGTTTTAACACGCTGGGCCCACCAAGTATAGGCCCCTGTTACATCACCGTGAATATATCGAAAAGTATCTGTAAAACCTTTTGCTAAAAGATTTGTGAACCCTTCACGTTCCTCATCAGTAAATCCGGGTGAATTGTGATTGCTGTTAGGATGCGCCAAATCTATTTCCCTATGCGCTACGTTGAAATCCCCTGTTGCAATAACATACTTCTCTTTATCTAAGCTTGCTAGATACTCTGCATATTTTTCATCCCAGATCTGACGTTCTTCCAAACGGTTCAAACCATCCCCTGCGTTAGGTGTATAAACTTGTGTTAAGAAAAATTTATCAAACTCTAATGTGATAATTCGGCCCTCATAGTCCATGGTACCTGGCGCACTAATAGCTGGATAGGTAACAGATGGATTTAAAGTATCCTTATATAAAAACATTGTACCCGCATACCCCTTACGGGCTGGATCGACTGAACTATTCCAAACAATTTTATAATTTGGAAACATCTCCTTCAAAATTTCAAAATGCTTTTTAGAAGGTCCATCACTTGGTAATTTTGTTTCCTGAATGGCAATTACATCCGGATTATATTCTGCAAGCGAACTTAATACATTTTTAGATAATAGAGCCCGTTCTGAACTACTTGTCAGTGCTGCATTTAATGAATCAATATTCCATGAAATAAATTTCATTGATTACCCACCTCGTATAATATACTTATTAAATTTTTCATTTCTTAAAGCTTATATAGTATGAAAGCTGAAATAGGGTTTCTCCCTGGCCCAGAAGCTTTAGCTGATAATATAAGATCCAATTGTAAGGTAAACATCATTTTACAGCATTGGCTACATCACTACACAAAAATGCGAAAATCTGACCAGGCTGTCTTCATAATAATTTCCATTTTTTTGTGTCTACTATATTGACATAGGTCCATTATTTATTTTGCGTAAAAATGTACCCCCACCTATTAATTAGCATAAATCAAATTTTAGATTAAGTATATTTTAAATCGATAATTAAATCCTCCACTCTTTTAGGTTTTGATATAAAATATCCCTGTATATTCTTTATTCCTAATTTTTTTAGTATATCATACTGTTTTTTATTTTCAACCCCTTCTACAACCACTTCTGCTCTTAGTTTTCCTGCAATATAAACTATAGCTTGTATTAAAATTCTCGCTTTTTCGTCTTCTTCAATTTTATCAATTATGAATTTATTTATCTTTATCTCACTAATTGGCAATTGCATCACATTTATTATAGATGAATAACCTGTACCAAAATCATCTAAAGCTATTTTGGCTCCTCTTTCAATAACTTCATTTATTTTATCTTCCTTCAAATTTAATATTTGAGTTTCAGTTAACTCAAAAAATATGTTTTTAATATTTATACCATACTTTTTCATCAAAGTATTGATTTGATAAAAAAAATCATTGTTTCTAAGTTGTATAGGAGATACATTTATATTGAATCTAATATCAAATCCCTTTTTAGTCAAACTATCTATATCTCTAAATATTCTTTTTATAATGTTTAAGCCAAACTTTTCTATAAGCCCTGTTTCTTCTAAGAGTGGAATAAATTCAGAAGGTGGTATTTCACTATATTTATTATTGTTCCATCTTGCAAGTGCTTCAACTGCTTCAATTTTACGACTTTTAACATTATATATTGGTTGATATACAACATAAAATTCCTTATCTTCTTCTACAGCCTTTTTAAGTTCTATTATCAAATCAGCTTTTTTCTTAATTGCATAATCCATATCTTCATTAAAGAAAGTATATCTATTCTTACCCTTTTGTTTTGAATGATACATAGCTATATTGGCTTTTCTAATTATTTCTTCCAAACTTTCTTTCCTTGATGGTATATATATTCCGGCACTGACAGTGGTGTAAATTTCCTTATTATTTATCCTGAAAACTTTATTTGCATCTGACATGATATTCTCTATGCAATTCTGAATATCCTCTTTAGTTTTATTCACAAATATTAATATAAATTCATCTCCGCCAAACCTAAAAACCATAGAATTATCATCCAGGGAATTTATTAATTTTTTACTTATGTATATTAACACTTCATCTCCTATTATATGACCGTAAGCGTCATTAATAAGTTTTAAATTATCTATATCCAGAAAAACCAAAGCAATCTCTTTGTTTTTATTCTCTTTGTAATATTTATTTAAATATCTTCTATCAGGCTGTTCCATTAATTTAACGTAATGATAATTTTTGTCATACATAAAACCCTCTCCATTTAGGAAAGCAATAAGATAACTCACCTCTTATTGCTTTTTACTATTTATTTTAAAATTTAAATTTATTAGCTGCATTTGACAGTTCTAATGCAATTGCTGTTAAATTTTGAGATACTGAAGCCACTTCCTCCGAAGATGCTGAAAGTTCCTGTGATGATGCCGCAGTTTCTTCTGTAGCCGCAGTATTTTCTTCAACAACTGCACTTATTGTTTCAACTCTTTGTAAAACTATTTCTTTTGATTTTACTATCTCATCCATACCTGTATAGGTTTTATCCATGAGGGGTGCTATATTTTCAATTGATTCTAATATATCTTCAAAGGAATCAACGGTATTTTCGACTGCACTGATCTGTGTTTTAATCAATTCCTCTACTTCATTGGATGTTTTTATAACATCTTCAGTATCAGCTTGAATGGATGATACCAATTCAATGATTTCCGAGGTTGATTTTTTAGATTCTTCAGCAAGTTTTCTAACTTCTTCCGCAACTACTGCAAAGCCTCTCCCTGCCTCGCCTGCTCTTGCTGCTTCTATGGCTGCATTTAAAGCAAGTAAGTCAGTCTGTTCTGAAATTGCTGTTATTACATTATTTACATTACCTATTTGCTTAACTGAGGCTGTAAGGTTTTTTACTTTAGAAATTACTATTTCAAAAGCATTTTTAATTTCTCTTACAGACTTCACAAGTTTGTCCATTTCATGTTTTCCTATATTAGACTTATTTGTTGTATTATCTGTTTCAATTTTTACATTTTCTAATTCTTTATATACATTTTCAATACTTGCTGTTAAGTCAGCTATTAAATTTACTATATCCTGTAAATCGTTAGCTTGAGAAGCTGCTCCATTAGCTACTTCTTCCATTGTTTTAGCAAGTTCCTGTGAAGAAGATGACATTTCCTCTGAGACAGCGGATAAATTTTCAGAACTTGAAGTAACAGTTTCTGCATTATTTTTAATTTCTTTTAATGCCTCTTTTAGATTTTCAATTACAATTTTTAAAGATCTATTTATCTGGCCAAACTCATTTTTACCTTCTGCTTCTAATTCTACTGTAAAATCATAATTAGATAACTTTTCAGTCACATCGTTAATTTGCTTCATGGATTTTTTTAATAATCTTGTTAAAATTGAAGATAATAGTATTGTTATCACTGCTATAAAACCAAAAATAGCAATAAATACGTTCTTTGAATTTGAATAAACTGAATTTGCTCTATTAGTTGCTTCACTTGATGTTTTTGCATTTAACTGTACTAAAGAATCTATACCTTTTTGACTGTTATATGCTAGTTCCCTTAACTTGTCTATTTCTTCCTGAGTAATTGGTGTATTTGTTTTAAGTTTTCCTATCAAAGTATTACTATTTTCCATATATGCACTATAACTTTGTTCTATATTACCAAATAACTGCTTTTGTTCATCACTCATATTTGAATTTTTATATTTTTCAAAAATTTTTGCTAAATTTTCTTTTTTAGCAATTATATTATTTTCAGTTTTTAAATCATATTTTTGTGAATAAACCATTTGTGTCATTGAAAGTCTTATGGTATAAAGCTCTGTTTCTATTTTTTTTAATTCAAGAGAAGGAATCATCCTGTCATTATAAAGGTTATTCATATCATTGCTCAAGGCTTTCATATTCGTTAAAGATAAGTATAAAATAATGCTTAATGAAATAATTATAAATCCAGTCAAACTAATAAACAAAGAATTTACCTTTACATTTTTAATAAAATTTCTGCTGTTTTTTTGAATAAAATTGTCCTTTGTCATTTTTAGGTTTCTCCCTTCATATTTCAATTTTTGGATGTACCATATTTTAAAATTAGTTAATAATAAATTTATCTTCTTCCTATGTATTTTTTAATTTTTTGTTACAATACTAACCCACTATCCATATATCACCCGCTTCATAAAATATTTTATATTAGTATTTTTCTGTTTGTGTTTTTAAATATTTAACTATAAGCATGTCCAATATTTCGCTGACTTGCTGAATTTCTTCTTTATCAACATTTTTATCCATTTTTTCATACAATAACTCTTTCATTATCTGAATTTTCAAATCTAAGTCACTTATATTGATTAAAGTATCTTCCACATTTTCCTCCTAAATTCTTCTAAATTCTACTTTTAAAAATTAAAATATATTTATTATATTCCCTCCTTTATTTGTGTTTTTAGGAAATATTTACACACAATTAGCTTTTGTTTTTATTTTTTTGACTTTATAAACTTGCCATTATATTATAAATTAGACGTAATGAATATTTTGTACAGTTAAAACTGTACTTAAAATATTTAAAAGCTTCTATTTTTACACAAATCGAAATTTGTCATTTTATTATTTGCATATTTTTACATTATATTACATAATATCATGAAATATTTGCATAATCTTCAATTTATATTATAATTAAACTGTACAAAATATTCATATTGTCTAATTTTTTGTGGAGGTGATGTCCTTATGGTGAAAAAGTCTAGCTACAAAATTAAATATTTAACACAAAATGAAGCTAAATCACTGTTTAATGCTATCGAAAATTCTAATGCAATTCATTCTCTTCGTGACTTGGCTATATTTAGATTAGCTTATAGATGTGGTCTTAGAGCTTCAGAGATACCTCTGTTAAAATTAGAGGACTATAATCTTTTGAAAGGTGAAATATATTGTAAAAGATTAAAGGGAAGTAACAATAATACCCTTCGTCTTGACGAAAAAACAAAAAATATTTTAAATAAATATATTAAAGAAAATAACATAACCACCAGTTCCCAGATACTATTTACTAGTCAGAAAAATAATCCAATATCAAGACAAACATTAGATTATTTAATGAAAAAATATTGTTCAATAGCAAAAATTGAAGATAAATCAAAACATCATTTTCATGCTTTAAAGCATACTACTGCTGTTCATCTGGCAGAATGTGATATGGACATTAAAGAATTACAATGGTGGTTAGGACATAAATCTGTTTCAAATACTGAAATATATTTTCAATTTACAACAAAGCAGCAAGAAAAATTATATGCCAAACTTGAAGGTAAATCAGAAATTGTCTAAAAAAGTTTTTTCTTTGCTGGTTACATATATTTTTGTATGCAACCAGCTTATTTTTATATTGCCGTTACTCTCGTAAAGTTATCACAGGAGGAAATATATTGTTCAGGCCTATCTTCAAAAATTATACTTAGTTGTACCAGTGTCCCTGACATGTTCTGACCTGACTAAGTCCATTTGTTAATGATTTTCTCTGTAGCTAGATATAGCATCTTTCCAAGCCAGTGATATGTTGGGTATGGTGTCCTTACCTTGGTGAATTTTCTTAGTTGTCTATTAAAGCCTTCCAGAGCGTTAGTTCTATATTAACAATCTTATGCTCCTGTCTAACTTTAAAGTGAACTGCATCCATATAAACTATAGGATAAACCGGGGCTAACGTCCTATTTTGCCAGTCCATAGCCGTTTCCATTAAATTATCCGTAATCTTTGAAATCATGGCAGGGGATATGTCTACTCCGTAGAGTTCATCTATGTATGATTTTATATTCTTGCAACTATATCCATTTCTATAGTTTTATTTGCGCTATCGCTTCTCTCATACTTTTCTCTTC is from Clostridium thermarum and encodes:
- a CDS encoding tyrosine-type recombinase/integrase; translation: MVKKSSYKIKYLTQNEAKSLFNAIENSNAIHSLRDLAIFRLAYRCGLRASEIPLLKLEDYNLLKGEIYCKRLKGSNNNTLRLDEKTKNILNKYIKENNITTSSQILFTSQKNNPISRQTLDYLMKKYCSIAKIEDKSKHHFHALKHTTAVHLAECDMDIKELQWWLGHKSVSNTEIYFQFTTKQQEKLYAKLEGKSEIV
- a CDS encoding putative bifunctional diguanylate cyclase/phosphodiesterase, whose product is MYDKNYHYVKLMEQPDRRYLNKYYKENKNKEIALVFLDIDNLKLINDAYGHIIGDEVLIYISKKLINSLDDNSMVFRFGGDEFILIFVNKTKEDIQNCIENIMSDANKVFRINNKEIYTTVSAGIYIPSRKESLEEIIRKANIAMYHSKQKGKNRYTFFNEDMDYAIKKKADLIIELKKAVEEDKEFYVVYQPIYNVKSRKIEAVEALARWNNNKYSEIPPSEFIPLLEETGLIEKFGLNIIKRIFRDIDSLTKKGFDIRFNINVSPIQLRNNDFFYQINTLMKKYGINIKNIFFELTETQILNLKEDKINEVIERGAKIALDDFGTGYSSIINVMQLPISEIKINKFIIDKIEEDEKARILIQAIVYIAGKLRAEVVVEGVENKKQYDILKKLGIKNIQGYFISKPKRVEDLIIDLKYT
- a CDS encoding exodeoxyribonuclease III, with the protein product MKFISWNIDSLNAALTSSSERALLSKNVLSSLAEYNPDVIAIQETKLPSDGPSKKHFEILKEMFPNYKIVWNSSVDPARKGYAGTMFLYKDTLNPSVTYPAISAPGTMDYEGRIITLEFDKFFLTQVYTPNAGDGLNRLEERQIWDEKYAEYLASLDKEKYVIATGDFNVAHREIDLAHPNSNHNSPGFTDEEREGFTNLLAKGFTDTFRYIHGDVTGAYTWWAQRVKTSKVNNSGWRIDYWLVSDRIADKVIRSEMIDSGPRQDHTPILLEIDL
- a CDS encoding methyl-accepting chemotaxis protein codes for the protein MTKDNFIQKNSRNFIKNVKVNSLFISLTGFIIISLSIILYLSLTNMKALSNDMNNLYNDRMIPSLELKKIETELYTIRLSMTQMVYSQKYDLKTENNIIAKKENLAKIFEKYKNSNMSDEQKQLFGNIEQSYSAYMENSNTLIGKLKTNTPITQEEIDKLRELAYNSQKGIDSLVQLNAKTSSEATNRANSVYSNSKNVFIAIFGFIAVITILLSSILTRLLKKSMKQINDVTEKLSNYDFTVELEAEGKNEFGQINRSLKIVIENLKEALKEIKNNAETVTSSSENLSAVSEEMSSSSQELAKTMEEVANGAASQANDLQDIVNLIADLTASIENVYKELENVKIETDNTTNKSNIGKHEMDKLVKSVREIKNAFEIVISKVKNLTASVKQIGNVNNVITAISEQTDLLALNAAIEAARAGEAGRGFAVVAEEVRKLAEESKKSTSEIIELVSSIQADTEDVIKTSNEVEELIKTQISAVENTVDSFEDILESIENIAPLMDKTYTGMDEIVKSKEIVLQRVETISAVVEENTAATEETAASSQELSASSEEVASVSQNLTAIALELSNAANKFKF
- a CDS encoding sugar phosphate isomerase/epimerase family protein; its protein translation is MRIGGGIEKTYSNPEEWYKLVRELGYRAVLAPIDHGASKEERQAYLHCAKEHDLVIGEVGVWKNVISIYDDERKVALDYCKNQLELADELGANCCVNITGSRGEIWDGFYRENYSKDTYALVVDSIREIIDAVKPKRTFYTIETMPWMVPDSPDEYLKLIQDVDRKAFGVHLDFVNMINCPKRYLFCDEFIEECFTKLGSHIKSIHGKDVIMENAYTTVIHETMPGKGIINYQKVARLCEWLGPDTTLFVEHLPDFDSYKKAAAYVREQAALAGVKTD
- a CDS encoding response regulator transcription factor, whose translation is MKILIIEDESLLADSIQSFLTKKGFEVDVAYDGEEGREYAELGIYDLVILDVMLPKMDGYEIARRIRAKRLGTPILMLTAKSELEDRIAGLNSGADYYLTKPFDTRELLACINALLRRKGDQVDEITFGNTSLGLSSAMLICGENNVRLSAKEFDIMLPLFQAGEKILSKEMLLTRVWGYDSDAVENHVEVYIGFLRKKLASIGSNIRIEAIRRLGYHLEVSEHD
- a CDS encoding alpha-hydroxy acid oxidase, coding for MKDMERSKPWDSDQITREYFDSLLVEMRHIDAVIPSTKFELYGETFDTPIMMAALSHLDNIRENGMIEMAKGAREANAVNWAGMGDEAEISAITATGARTINIIKPYADNDYIFRRIEHAERCGVLALGMDVDHAFRGNGKYDVVLGEKMKPKSLTELKEFIKATKLPFIIKGVLSEQDAYKALEAGAKGIVVSHHHGIMNYAVPPLYILPKIAKVINHQIPIFVDCGIMSGIDVFKALALGADAVSAGRVIMEPLKNNGSEGVKNQIIKMTEELAGVMARTCSRDLKNIDPTVIWQRNGW